The following proteins are encoded in a genomic region of Spirochaetota bacterium:
- a CDS encoding L-serine ammonia-lyase, iron-sulfur-dependent, subunit alpha: MPSLKELYRIGVGPSSSHTMGPRAAAELFRARTPDAALYRVTLFGSLAATGKGHLTDAAVISALAPANVIMRWKPSVVKKRHTNAVTLEAMEGKRVTASAAFYSVGGGAIEEEGVPENGHRPPYRLTSMKKVLAWTRSTGKTMAAYVLETEPDIASYLAEVWQAMKNAISRGSIAAGVLPGSLKLSRKASSYLAKAKNAQAFVLDANTVFAAALAVAEENASGGIIVTAPTCGAAGVLPAVLSYINEKNDMPENKMIEALAVAGLIGNLVKTNATISGAEAGCQAEVGTACAMAAGAAAYLYGASSAQIEYAAEMGMEHHLGLTCDPVAGLVQIPCIERNAMAAMRALEAAIYALSSDGVHKVSFDEVITTMAETGRDLASGYRETARGGLAKHYRSARKDR, from the coding sequence ATGCCGTCGCTCAAAGAGCTCTATCGCATCGGTGTCGGTCCGTCGAGCAGTCACACGATGGGCCCGCGCGCGGCGGCTGAGTTATTTCGCGCGCGTACTCCGGACGCTGCATTATACCGCGTAACGCTTTTCGGTTCGCTCGCCGCCACCGGCAAGGGGCATTTGACCGATGCTGCGGTGATATCGGCACTTGCGCCGGCGAATGTCATCATGCGATGGAAGCCCTCCGTGGTGAAGAAGCGGCATACGAATGCGGTAACGCTTGAGGCGATGGAAGGAAAACGGGTGACGGCGTCCGCTGCATTCTACAGCGTCGGCGGAGGTGCTATTGAGGAAGAGGGTGTTCCTGAAAATGGGCATCGTCCCCCCTATCGCCTTACGTCGATGAAGAAAGTGCTCGCATGGACGCGGAGCACCGGCAAGACCATGGCCGCCTATGTCCTTGAGACCGAACCTGATATTGCATCATATCTTGCCGAAGTATGGCAGGCGATGAAAAACGCAATTTCGCGCGGATCGATCGCGGCAGGCGTGCTGCCCGGGTCGCTTAAACTTTCGCGCAAGGCTTCATCATATCTCGCGAAGGCGAAGAACGCACAGGCTTTTGTCCTCGATGCAAACACCGTGTTCGCTGCTGCACTCGCCGTTGCCGAAGAGAATGCGTCGGGCGGCATCATCGTCACCGCGCCGACATGCGGTGCTGCAGGAGTTCTCCCCGCAGTGTTGTCATATATAAATGAAAAGAACGATATGCCTGAGAATAAAATGATAGAAGCGCTCGCTGTCGCGGGGCTTATCGGGAACCTGGTGAAGACCAATGCGACGATATCCGGCGCCGAAGCAGGCTGCCAGGCCGAAGTAGGCACCGCTTGCGCAATGGCCGCAGGTGCAGCGGCATATCTCTACGGCGCATCGAGCGCGCAGATAGAGTACGCGGCAGAAATGGGGATGGAACATCATCTCGGGCTTACCTGCGATCCCGTTGCCGGTCTCGTGCAGATACCGTGCATTGAACGCAATGCAATGGCCGCCATGCGCGCGCTGGAAGCGGCTATCTACGCGCTTTCCTCCGACGGTGTGCATAAAGTTTCTTTCGATGAGGTCATCACGACGATGGCGGAGACGGGCCGCGACCTTGCGAGCGGGTACCGCGAAACGGCGAGGGGCGGATTGGCGAAGCACTATCGCTCAGCGCGAAAGGATCGGTGA